From Pogoniulus pusillus isolate bPogPus1 chromosome 5, bPogPus1.pri, whole genome shotgun sequence, the proteins below share one genomic window:
- the SLC25A6 gene encoding ADP/ATP translocase 3, translating to MADQAISFLKDFLAGGVAAAISKTAVAPIERVKLLLQVQHASKQIAADKQYKGIIDCVVRIPKEQGVLSFWRGNLANVIRYFPTQALNFAFKDKYKQVFLGGVDKHTQFWRYFAGNLASGGAAGATSLCFVYPLDFARTRLAADVGKAGADREFSGLGDCLVKITKSDGVRGLYQGFNVSVQGIIIYRAAYFGIYDTAKGMLPDPRNTHIVISWMIAQTVTAVAGVVSYPFDTVRRRMMMQSGRKGADIMYSGTIDCWRKIARDEGGKAFFKGAWSNVLRGMGGAFVLVLYDEFKKVI from the exons ATGGCGGACCAGGCCATCTCCTTCCTCAAGGACTTTCTGGCGGGCGGCGTCGCCGCTGCCATAAGCAAGACTGCAGTGGCGCCGATCGAGCGGGTCAAGCTCCTGCTTCAG GTGCAACATGCAAGTAAACAAATTGCTGCTGATAAGCAGTACAAGGGCATCATCGATTGTGTAGTGCGTATTCCAAAGGAACAAGGAGTGCTGTCTTTCTGGCGAGGAAACTTGGCAAATGTCATCAGATACTTTCCGACTCAAGCTCTCAACTTTGCCTTCAAGGATAAGTATAAGCAGGTGTTCTTGGGAGGTGTAGACAAGCACACTCAATTCTGGAGGTATTTTGCTGGTAACCTGGCTTCTGGTGGTGCAGCAGGAGCCACTTCCCTCTGCTTTGTCTACCCCTTGGATTTTGCAAGAACCCGTTTGGCTGCTGATGTTGGAAAAGCTGGCGCAGACAGAGAATTCTCTGGTCTAGGAGACTGTCTAGTCAAAATTACCAAGTCTGATGGTGTGCGTGGCTTATATCAAGGGTTCAATGTCTCTGTCCAAGGCATCATCATCTATAGAGCTGCCTACTTTGGGATCTATGATACAGCAAAAG GCATGCTCCCAGATCCCAGAAATACTCATATTGTTATCAGTTGGATGATTGCCCAGACAGTGACTGCCGTGGCTGGTGTGGTCTCCTATCCTTTCGATACAGTTCGTCGTAGAATGATGATGCAGTCAGGACGCAAAGGAG ctgaCATCATGTACTCTGGAACAATTGACTGCTGGCGGAAGATTGCAAGGGATGAGGGAGGAAAGGCGTTCTTCAAGGGTGCATGGTCTAATGTTCTCAGAGGCATGGGGGGTGCATTTGTGCTTGTGCTGTATGATGAATTCAAGAAAGTCATTTAA